In the genome of Desulfonauticus submarinus, the window CTATCCTTCCAAGACTTCTTACATCTTCAACATGTTTTTTTTCCACAACAACAGCATCAACACCTGACTCTAAAGCCAAAGTAACCAATTTTTTTTCAAAAGGTATTGCCTTAAAAAAAATTTTTTTAGACATAAATTATTCCCCGTCTTTTGTTTCTAAAATAGCTAAAGCATCTTCAATACTTCCCTCCTCATGTACAATACATGAAAGAGCTTTAACAAGTTTAGTGGGATTATCATGTTGAAACACGTTACGCCCCACTGAAAGCCCAGCACCTCCAGCTGCAATAGAATTGTAAACCATTTTAAGAATATCATAATCGCTATTCATCTTTTCACCACCTGCAATTACCACAGGAATACAGCAGGCCTCTACCACTCTTTCAAAACTCTCAGCACTTCCAGTATAAGGAACTTTTACTACATCTGCCCCCAGTTCCTCTCCCAATCTAGCGCAATGTTTAACTACCTCTACATCATACTCATTTTCTATTTTTGGCCCCCTTGCATACACCATAGCCAAAACAGGCATACCCCATTCATTAGCTCTAGAAGTAACATCTCCCAACGCTCTAAGCATATCGCGTTCTGTTTCATCTCCTATATTTA includes:
- a CDS encoding 2-amino-3,7-dideoxy-D-threo-hept-6-ulosonate synthase, with the translated sequence MQLGKVVRLERIFNRNTGRTIIVPLDHGVTVGPIYGLIDLRDTVNKVAEGGANAVLMHKGLPRCSHRGHGRDVGLIIHLSASTCLSPFPNAKTLVGTVEDAIRLGADGVSVHVNIGDETERDMLRALGDVTSRANEWGMPVLAMVYARGPKIENEYDVEVVKHCARLGEELGADVVKVPYTGSAESFERVVEACCIPVVIAGGEKMNSDYDILKMVYNSIAAGGAGLSVGRNVFQHDNPTKLVKALSCIVHEEGSIEDALAILETKDGE